In Micromonospora sp. WMMA1363, a genomic segment contains:
- a CDS encoding cytochrome P450 produces the protein MPSATLPRFDLTGWGREDIANPYPVYQRYRQAAAVHEGARDGATPGTFYVFSYDEVVQVLSSSRFGRGRSVDAAATSVPVPAEQRALRAIVENWLVFMDPPRHTELRSLLGKEFSPRIVTALRPRIAQIARELLARLGGQQEIDLVEGFAAPLPILVISELLGIPKERHAWLRANAVALQEASTARARRGADGYARAEAAAQEFTDYFREQVRLRRGSDRDDLITILVHARDRGAPLSVDGIVGTCVHLLTAGHETTTNSLAKAVLALRAHPEVLDELRGARELPSDAIEEFLRYDPPVQAVTRWAHQDTSLGGHDVPRGSRVVALLGSANRDPERFPRPDVLDVHRPADRHLGFGLGIHYCLGATLARAEIEIGLRALLDGVPTLSHGAQQVDYADDMVFHGPERLVLDTSDTTARPATTHRHPAEDRQR, from the coding sequence ATGCCATCCGCGACGCTGCCGCGGTTCGACCTGACCGGCTGGGGCAGGGAGGACATCGCCAACCCCTACCCGGTGTACCAGCGCTACCGGCAGGCCGCCGCGGTGCATGAAGGAGCACGCGACGGTGCCACTCCGGGCACCTTCTACGTGTTCTCCTACGACGAGGTGGTCCAGGTGCTCTCGAGCAGCCGCTTCGGCCGGGGGAGATCCGTCGACGCCGCGGCGACGTCCGTCCCGGTTCCGGCCGAGCAGCGGGCCCTACGGGCCATCGTCGAGAACTGGCTGGTGTTCATGGACCCGCCGCGCCACACCGAACTACGCTCGTTGCTCGGCAAGGAATTCTCCCCCCGGATCGTCACCGCACTACGGCCACGCATCGCGCAGATCGCGCGGGAGCTCCTGGCCCGACTCGGTGGGCAACAGGAGATCGACCTCGTCGAAGGCTTCGCCGCGCCGTTGCCCATCCTCGTCATCTCCGAACTACTCGGCATTCCGAAGGAACGGCACGCCTGGCTGCGTGCCAACGCGGTGGCGCTGCAGGAAGCCAGCACCGCGCGAGCGCGCCGGGGCGCCGACGGCTATGCCCGGGCCGAAGCCGCCGCCCAGGAGTTCACCGACTATTTCCGGGAGCAGGTGCGCCTGCGGCGTGGAAGCGACCGCGACGACCTGATCACAATCTTGGTTCACGCGCGGGACCGCGGTGCGCCGCTGAGCGTGGACGGGATCGTGGGGACCTGCGTTCACCTACTGACCGCCGGGCACGAGACCACGACCAACTCGCTGGCGAAGGCGGTGCTGGCGCTGCGGGCACACCCGGAGGTGCTCGACGAGCTGCGCGGCGCTCGCGAGCTGCCATCGGATGCAATCGAGGAGTTCCTGCGCTACGACCCACCAGTGCAGGCCGTGACACGGTGGGCCCACCAGGACACCAGCCTCGGCGGGCATGACGTACCACGCGGCAGCCGAGTGGTCGCGCTGTTGGGCTCGGCGAACCGGGACCCGGAGCGCTTCCCGCGACCCGACGTCCTGGACGTGCATCGCCCTGCCGACCGACACCTGGGCTTCGGCCTGGGCATCCACTACTGCCTGGGAGCGACGCTGGCCCGCGCCGAGATCGAGATCGGCCTCCGGGCGCTGCTGGACGGCGTCCCCACGCTGAGCCACGGAGCCCAGCAGGTCGACTACGCCGACGACATGGTCTTCCACGGGCCGGAACGTCTGGTCCTCGACACGTCCGACACCACCGCCCGGCCCGCGACCACGCACCGTCACCCCGCGGAAGATCGACAACGGTGA
- a CDS encoding ferritin-like domain-containing protein: MSVFDLPRLHFRGTATTHLPTGPRNGLVDLATNTALTDDGRPFPVEHPAHAYHDYLDRLGPRFDHTGRPSPDGPFSAAKGRHFAGNGHFSVDARIVSVEVHAGKIDTADPLIGRGVDMWGHYNEYLATTVNRARVFDVDPSSDRTTTLMVGQLGLGRDGRSHDVSYLATGDVRGFQPPRWHNANHVVDVGDHWQAKELRGSVVHQFVVTEDELTWLDGATVSPAVRLLKDAGAGGLVVQFALSHMSVPAAPDQPSRWQLRGTVAPWHPHELCTYPAGRLLVPGSRGASRNPGGLHNLSVELTDDHVTFNLITAVPASAAGPVDVGDLELRTASSDRLVARLPRETYLGQEYVLACGLVTAPIEMPAEAAAEEALRLVTTGPDRPVVRLREREINVQVDEASLILEHPRDPDEADHDVEVPVRAFVRGRPRPIREIGVRQFFNPRALPREAAACSPEARCSDIDVVRLRAGRREDPGNWSSACVLDTDHAGRGWFTMRGATAGTALVLLSTDAGDLPCDVDVPGSAALAYDHDDTLDYWPGAGYLSVRVLPDDWRLAGVDQDAVTFDLVYREVFAFYEHVFSFMKAEVFSLADRCRVETYAKLIWQMCDPRNKAKTYYMPPTRDLSEPKARLLLKYLRAQQVPDAALLTVPAAGRGSSRITTRDRLVQVLREAAAIELAVMLQYLYAAYSVPTHGAGLEYVRQGVWTPEQLRLACGDGGETLDEGIRSMLMTIAREEMIHFLLVNNIIAALGEPFHVPRIDFGTINHELPVPLDFSLEGLGHGSVERFTLIERPDDLVGDVRRGNAAAIHDDRHAYASLSELYATIRDGLQHIPDLFLVDKGRGGGEHHLFLRESINRRHPDYQLEVDDLSSALFAIDVITEQGEGGVLGAGTDEESHYTAFLRIGELLRGAIVPGGEPWRPVYPVVRNPTLRSGNPAMVTVTDPDARAVMDLFNRAYFMALQLMAQHFGERPDGSLRRSDLMNAAIDMMTGLMRPLAELLVTLPSGRRGATAGPSFELPEQPVPVSRPDVARRGIALRLDDLAAECGKCPLVPPRVAELSTFWANHFRP; the protein is encoded by the coding sequence ATGAGCGTCTTCGACCTGCCTCGGCTGCACTTCCGCGGAACGGCGACGACGCACCTGCCCACCGGCCCGCGCAACGGTCTGGTGGACCTGGCGACGAACACGGCGCTCACCGACGACGGCAGGCCCTTCCCCGTGGAGCACCCGGCCCATGCGTACCACGACTACCTCGACCGGCTGGGACCGCGCTTCGACCACACGGGCCGCCCCAGCCCCGACGGACCCTTCAGCGCGGCCAAGGGCAGGCACTTCGCGGGGAACGGACATTTCTCGGTCGACGCGCGGATCGTCAGCGTCGAGGTCCACGCGGGAAAGATCGACACCGCGGATCCGCTGATCGGACGCGGTGTCGACATGTGGGGGCACTACAACGAGTACCTCGCCACGACGGTCAACCGGGCCCGCGTCTTCGACGTCGACCCGTCCTCCGACCGGACCACGACGCTCATGGTCGGGCAGCTCGGCCTCGGGCGGGACGGACGATCCCACGACGTCAGCTACCTGGCCACGGGAGACGTCCGCGGCTTCCAGCCGCCGAGATGGCACAACGCCAACCATGTCGTCGACGTCGGCGACCACTGGCAGGCGAAGGAACTGCGCGGGTCCGTGGTGCACCAGTTCGTCGTGACCGAGGACGAACTGACGTGGCTTGACGGGGCGACCGTCTCGCCAGCCGTGCGCCTACTGAAGGACGCGGGAGCAGGCGGTCTGGTGGTGCAGTTCGCGCTCAGCCACATGTCCGTGCCGGCCGCACCCGACCAGCCGAGCCGGTGGCAACTACGCGGGACGGTCGCCCCCTGGCACCCACACGAGCTGTGCACGTACCCGGCGGGCCGCCTGCTCGTCCCGGGCAGCCGCGGGGCGAGCCGGAATCCCGGCGGGCTGCACAACCTGTCCGTCGAGCTGACCGACGACCACGTCACCTTCAACCTGATCACCGCGGTACCCGCGTCAGCGGCCGGACCGGTCGATGTCGGGGACCTCGAACTGCGCACCGCGAGCAGCGATCGGCTGGTGGCCCGGTTGCCCAGGGAAACCTATCTCGGGCAGGAGTACGTCCTGGCCTGCGGCCTGGTAACCGCTCCCATCGAGATGCCAGCCGAGGCCGCCGCCGAGGAGGCGCTGCGGCTGGTGACCACCGGTCCCGACCGCCCGGTGGTGCGGCTACGGGAACGAGAAATCAACGTCCAGGTCGATGAAGCGTCCCTCATCCTGGAGCACCCGCGGGACCCTGACGAGGCGGACCACGACGTCGAGGTGCCCGTGCGGGCCTTCGTGCGGGGTCGTCCGCGCCCGATCCGCGAGATCGGCGTACGGCAGTTCTTCAACCCCCGGGCTCTCCCTCGCGAGGCGGCGGCGTGCTCCCCCGAGGCGCGGTGCTCCGACATCGACGTCGTCCGGCTCCGTGCGGGCCGCCGGGAAGATCCCGGCAACTGGTCGAGTGCCTGCGTCCTGGACACCGACCACGCGGGCCGCGGATGGTTCACCATGCGGGGTGCGACCGCCGGTACCGCCCTGGTCCTGCTGTCCACCGACGCTGGTGACCTGCCCTGCGACGTGGACGTACCCGGCTCGGCGGCACTGGCCTACGACCACGACGACACGCTCGACTATTGGCCAGGCGCGGGGTACCTGTCGGTACGCGTACTGCCCGACGACTGGCGCCTGGCCGGAGTCGACCAGGACGCCGTGACGTTCGATCTGGTCTACCGCGAGGTCTTCGCCTTCTACGAGCACGTGTTCTCCTTCATGAAGGCGGAGGTCTTCAGCCTGGCGGACCGCTGCAGGGTGGAGACGTACGCGAAGTTGATCTGGCAGATGTGCGATCCGCGCAACAAGGCGAAGACCTACTACATGCCGCCGACGCGGGATCTGTCCGAGCCGAAGGCACGGCTCCTGCTGAAGTACCTGCGGGCGCAGCAGGTACCGGACGCGGCCCTGCTGACCGTGCCCGCGGCAGGCCGCGGCAGCAGCAGGATCACCACGCGTGACCGGCTCGTGCAGGTGCTACGCGAGGCGGCGGCGATCGAGTTGGCCGTCATGCTCCAGTACCTGTACGCGGCCTACTCCGTGCCCACCCACGGCGCCGGTCTGGAGTACGTCCGACAGGGCGTGTGGACGCCCGAGCAGCTCCGACTGGCCTGCGGCGACGGCGGCGAAACCCTCGACGAGGGCATCCGCAGCATGCTGATGACCATCGCCCGCGAGGAAATGATCCACTTCCTCTTGGTCAACAACATCATCGCCGCGCTCGGCGAACCCTTCCACGTGCCAAGGATTGACTTCGGCACGATCAACCACGAGCTGCCGGTGCCGCTGGACTTCTCCCTCGAGGGACTGGGACACGGCAGTGTGGAGCGGTTCACGCTGATCGAACGGCCAGACGACCTCGTGGGCGACGTGCGACGAGGCAACGCCGCGGCGATCCACGACGACAGGCACGCCTACGCCTCACTGAGCGAGTTGTACGCCACCATCCGGGACGGCCTGCAGCACATACCCGACCTCTTCCTGGTCGACAAGGGCCGCGGAGGCGGAGAACACCACCTCTTCCTACGGGAGTCGATCAATCGGCGCCACCCCGACTACCAGCTCGAGGTCGACGATCTGTCCAGCGCGCTGTTCGCGATCGACGTCATCACCGAGCAGGGAGAGGGTGGAGTGCTCGGCGCCGGAACCGACGAGGAGTCGCACTACACCGCGTTCCTGCGGATCGGCGAACTCCTCCGCGGCGCGATCGTCCCAGGCGGCGAGCCCTGGCGCCCGGTCTACCCGGTCGTGCGAAACCCGACGCTCCGGAGTGGAAACCCGGCCATGGTAACGGTCACCGATCCGGACGCCCGAGCGGTCATGGACCTGTTCAACCGCGCGTACTTCATGGCACTTCAGCTGATGGCGCAGCACTTCGGTGAGCGCCCGGATGGAAGCCTGCGGCGGTCCGACCTGATGAACGCGGCAATCGACATGATGACGGGCCTTATGCGCCCGCTGGCGGAGCTGCTGGTGACACTGCCGTCGGGACGGCGCGGCGCGACGGCGGGGCCGTCGTTCGAACTGCCTGAGCAGCCGGTGCCGGTGTCCCGCCCGGACGTGGCCAGGCGCGGGATCGCGCTGCGCCTCGACGATCTCGCGGCAGAGTGCGGCAAGTGTCCCCTGGTGCCCCCTCGGGTGGCGGAGCTGAGCACGTTCTGGGCCAACCACTTCCGGCCGTGA
- a CDS encoding NAD(P)/FAD-dependent oxidoreductase, with amino-acid sequence MVTPLQDSGGPGPDISERKRVTVIGAGIAGLVTAYELERLGHHVEVIEASRDVGGRIDTHRFPVDGQPGPFAELGAMRIPTGHRLTRHYIAELGLQDQVCRFQTLFSDDAAYLPSSAGYLRVRDAHETLVKEFVAGLPNRRYRENTLLFGAWLDATIRAIAPRQFYDGMHNEIGVELLDLIDDIDLTPYRSGTAGNRIDLHSFYADHPLFRSLCPPHLERFLDDVLDETGSKLVRLRDGMDLLPRRLAAKIRGPISTGREVVSIDVRDDEVVLHVRHGAGIVATSCDYVVCTIPFTVLRTMRLAGFDQDKLDIVHQTKYWAATKIALHCREAFWQKDGISGGASFTGGHVRQTYYPPADGDPALGAVLLASYSIGPDADELSRLSEVERNALIIRELSEMHPELRRPGMIMGVAARAWGLHQWSLGAATVRWGQKAALREAERLEAARPQKRLFFAGEHCSSKPAWIEGAIESAIDAAHEIEWDEPGPEFAATRPSRTEKSA; translated from the coding sequence GTGGTGACACCCTTGCAAGACAGTGGCGGGCCAGGCCCCGACATCAGTGAGCGGAAGCGCGTCACCGTCATCGGTGCGGGCATCGCCGGGCTGGTAACCGCATATGAGCTGGAGCGCCTCGGGCATCACGTCGAGGTCATCGAAGCAAGCCGCGATGTCGGTGGACGCATCGACACACACCGGTTTCCTGTCGACGGTCAGCCCGGACCTTTCGCCGAGCTCGGAGCAATGCGGATCCCCACGGGGCATCGGCTGACCAGGCACTACATCGCCGAACTAGGTCTACAAGACCAGGTTTGCCGGTTTCAAACGCTTTTCTCCGATGACGCCGCGTATCTGCCTAGTTCTGCTGGATACCTCCGGGTGCGGGACGCGCACGAAACGCTGGTCAAGGAGTTCGTGGCCGGGTTGCCGAACCGGCGGTACCGAGAGAACACCCTGCTTTTCGGTGCCTGGCTGGATGCCACCATCAGGGCTATCGCCCCCCGCCAGTTCTACGACGGAATGCACAACGAAATCGGCGTGGAACTACTTGACCTCATCGACGACATCGATCTGACGCCGTACCGGTCCGGGACCGCGGGAAACCGAATCGACCTGCACTCCTTCTACGCCGACCATCCCCTATTCCGGTCGCTCTGCCCGCCGCACCTCGAGCGGTTTCTCGACGACGTACTGGACGAGACGGGTTCCAAACTCGTGCGACTGCGGGACGGGATGGACCTGCTGCCCCGGCGACTAGCCGCGAAGATCAGGGGGCCGATCTCGACCGGCCGGGAGGTGGTGAGCATCGACGTCCGGGACGACGAGGTGGTCCTGCACGTCCGTCATGGTGCGGGGATCGTCGCCACGAGCTGCGACTACGTGGTCTGCACCATTCCGTTCACGGTACTCAGGACGATGCGGCTGGCCGGATTCGACCAGGACAAGCTGGACATCGTCCATCAGACGAAGTACTGGGCGGCCACCAAGATCGCCCTGCACTGCCGCGAAGCCTTCTGGCAGAAAGACGGGATCAGCGGCGGCGCATCCTTCACCGGCGGACACGTGCGGCAGACCTACTACCCGCCGGCCGACGGCGATCCGGCACTCGGCGCCGTTCTGCTCGCCAGCTACAGCATCGGGCCGGACGCCGACGAGCTCAGCAGGCTGAGCGAGGTGGAGCGGAACGCGCTCATCATCCGGGAACTGAGCGAGATGCACCCCGAGCTGCGCAGGCCGGGCATGATCATGGGCGTGGCGGCGCGGGCCTGGGGCCTGCACCAATGGTCCCTCGGTGCGGCCACCGTCCGATGGGGACAGAAAGCGGCCCTCCGCGAGGCCGAGCGACTGGAGGCGGCCCGACCGCAGAAGCGGCTGTTCTTCGCGGGCGAGCACTGTTCGTCGAAGCCCGCGTGGATCGAGGGTGCGATCGAATCGGCCATCGACGCCGCGCACGAAATCGAGTGGGACGAGCCTGGACCCGAGTTCGCCGCCACCCGGCCGAGCCGCACGGAGAAGTCGGCATGA
- a CDS encoding glycosyltransferase — MRVLIATTPAPGHVVSMVEVAGELAQRGHEVRWYTGRAFQPQVEQAGARFEPMSAALDFGGRSREEAFPSHAGLTGLASFKIGIRDIFYRTAPGQLTDLLAVLERFPADCILADDMCYGACFASERTGLPLAWLSNSIYILGSRDTAPLGLGLPPSSSPLGRVRNALLRFVGDQVSMRDLRREADHTRAAVDLPRLRTRAMENIARPPDLYLVSTVPSFEFSRSDLLPGTHFIGGLFGLPPEKFEPPGWWAELQAGKPVVLITQGTTANDVDRLLVPAVRALADEDLLVVVTTGSDLDVDLLRPLPGNVRLERFIPYHHLLPHVDVMLTNGGYNGVNAALAQGVPLVAAPATEENPDVAARIKWSGAGVVLARRAVSEASLRAAVTTVLNDGRYRERARALSREHQRCDAPRRAAELIESMAESQGRVPTGGITQ, encoded by the coding sequence ATGCGAGTGTTGATCGCTACCACACCGGCACCGGGACATGTGGTCAGCATGGTGGAGGTGGCGGGCGAGCTGGCTCAGCGCGGGCATGAGGTGCGGTGGTACACCGGCCGGGCATTCCAGCCGCAGGTGGAGCAGGCCGGGGCGCGCTTCGAGCCCATGAGTGCCGCGCTCGACTTCGGCGGCAGGAGCCGGGAGGAGGCCTTCCCGAGCCACGCCGGACTGACCGGACTGGCCAGTTTCAAGATCGGTATCCGGGACATCTTCTACCGGACCGCGCCGGGGCAGCTCACCGACCTGCTCGCGGTGCTCGAACGCTTTCCCGCCGACTGCATCCTCGCCGACGACATGTGCTACGGCGCCTGCTTCGCAAGCGAGCGCACCGGACTACCGTTGGCCTGGCTGAGCAACTCGATCTATATCCTTGGCAGTAGGGACACCGCGCCGCTCGGCTTGGGACTGCCGCCGAGCTCCTCCCCGCTCGGGCGGGTGCGCAACGCCCTACTTCGATTCGTCGGGGACCAGGTGTCCATGCGGGACCTGCGCAGGGAAGCCGACCACACACGAGCCGCGGTGGACCTGCCGCGGCTGAGGACGCGGGCCATGGAGAACATCGCTCGCCCACCGGACCTGTACCTGGTGAGCACCGTGCCCTCGTTCGAGTTTTCCCGCAGCGACCTGCTTCCGGGCACACACTTCATCGGCGGTCTCTTCGGACTCCCCCCGGAGAAGTTCGAGCCGCCCGGCTGGTGGGCGGAGCTGCAGGCAGGTAAGCCGGTGGTGTTGATCACCCAGGGCACCACCGCCAACGACGTCGACCGGCTGCTCGTTCCCGCAGTCCGGGCACTGGCCGACGAGGACCTCCTCGTTGTGGTCACCACGGGAAGCGACCTGGATGTCGACCTGCTGCGGCCACTGCCGGGCAACGTCCGGCTGGAGCGGTTCATTCCCTACCACCACCTGCTGCCGCACGTGGACGTGATGCTGACCAATGGGGGCTACAACGGCGTGAACGCCGCCCTCGCCCAAGGCGTGCCCCTGGTCGCCGCACCGGCCACCGAGGAGAACCCCGACGTCGCGGCGCGAATCAAGTGGTCCGGGGCGGGGGTCGTCCTCGCCCGACGTGCCGTCTCCGAGGCCAGCCTGCGTGCGGCCGTGACCACCGTACTGAACGACGGGCGCTATCGGGAGCGGGCACGCGCGCTGTCCCGCGAACACCAGCGTTGCGACGCCCCACGACGGGCCGCCGAGCTCATCGAATCCATGGCCGAATCCCAGGGTCGAGTCCCCACCGGAGGTATCACACAGTGA
- a CDS encoding cytochrome P450, translating to MSVTTNTDLAEAPETTMPVDPGPFDCMPELLAAARVAPVVRIPYLDKHAWVVCDRELVKIALTHPKMGKDITLVPDWMRKPGLMVGAQPPPEYARAMIMSDGENHARIRRVHAPVLSPRNTERWGERVAVKVEGFLDELEQASRGSAEVNVVTDYTHKIPLAFISEMLGLPPEAEQRLRGITDIMLYSSDYAARREAIGGLFGAVEDWVRNPAVLRDGVITGLLASSDGPDAAVTEGEVIVWTLGMIITGYETTGSLISASLYEALRRPAQERPRTDEDLRAWIEETLRVHPPFPHPTWRFPLEDIDLGGYLIPKGAPVQVSIAAANRNPDEGADSFDAERQGHGHLSFGLGAHYCIGASLVRLEAQIAVRGFLQRFPQARLSTGTAVQWESEWMIRRMSVLPAVLT from the coding sequence GTGAGTGTCACCACGAACACCGACTTGGCCGAAGCCCCCGAGACGACGATGCCGGTCGACCCGGGGCCGTTCGACTGCATGCCGGAGCTGCTTGCGGCGGCGCGGGTGGCGCCGGTCGTGCGGATTCCCTACCTCGACAAGCACGCGTGGGTCGTGTGCGACCGCGAGCTGGTGAAGATCGCGCTCACCCACCCCAAGATGGGTAAGGACATCACCCTCGTTCCAGACTGGATGCGCAAGCCGGGCCTGATGGTGGGAGCGCAGCCGCCCCCGGAGTACGCGCGTGCCATGATCATGAGTGACGGTGAGAACCACGCGCGGATCCGACGGGTCCACGCGCCGGTGCTGAGCCCGCGGAACACCGAGCGATGGGGCGAGCGGGTCGCCGTCAAGGTCGAGGGATTCCTCGACGAACTCGAGCAGGCCTCCAGGGGCAGCGCCGAGGTCAACGTGGTCACGGACTACACGCACAAGATCCCGCTGGCGTTCATCTCCGAGATGCTCGGTCTGCCTCCGGAGGCGGAGCAGCGGCTGCGGGGCATCACCGACATCATGCTGTACTCATCTGACTACGCGGCCCGCCGGGAGGCGATCGGAGGGCTGTTCGGGGCGGTCGAGGATTGGGTGCGCAACCCGGCCGTGCTGCGCGACGGTGTGATCACGGGGCTGCTGGCCTCCTCCGACGGGCCGGACGCGGCGGTCACCGAGGGCGAGGTCATCGTCTGGACCCTAGGGATGATCATCACTGGCTACGAGACGACCGGGAGCCTGATCTCCGCTTCGCTCTACGAGGCCCTGCGGCGTCCCGCGCAGGAGCGACCGCGAACCGACGAGGACCTCCGGGCGTGGATCGAGGAAACCCTGCGGGTGCACCCGCCGTTTCCGCACCCGACCTGGCGCTTCCCCCTCGAGGACATCGATCTCGGTGGGTACCTGATTCCCAAGGGGGCGCCTGTGCAGGTCAGCATCGCGGCGGCGAACCGTAACCCGGACGAGGGAGCCGACAGCTTCGACGCGGAACGACAGGGACACGGACACCTTTCCTTCGGCCTCGGAGCGCACTACTGCATCGGCGCCTCGCTGGTTCGGCTCGAGGCGCAGATCGCGGTGCGCGGTTTCCTGCAGCGGTTCCCACAGGCGCGGTTGAGCACCGGCACCGCCGTCCAGTGGGAGTCGGAATGGATGATTCGCCGAATGAGCGTGCTGCCCGCCGTGTTGACCTGA